The genomic DNA tatttttcttacggTATATTCTAGGCATAGGATGCCTCCGACATTGTCCACTCAAATCACGATGGAGAAAACCCCGTCGTATTTCGTGACGAGCGAAGTACCGAGAAGAGTTCAACGCATGAATCTTGCGATGAAATTGATTCTCGTAGTAAGGGATCCAGTTACTCGAGCGATATCCGATTATACCCAAGTGAAGAGTAAACGAGCCAACATGCCAAAGTTCGAGGATCTAGCGTTTCTTAATGGATCGAAAATCGTGGACACAACGTGGGTCCCATTGAAGATCGGAGTGTACGCGCGACACTTAGAGAGATGGCTTCAGTACTTTCCATTGTCACAATTTTTATTCGTCTCTGGAGAAAGATTGATCGTGGATCCAGTCGCTGAGATTACCAGAGTTCAGGACTTTTTGGGCCTAAAAAGAGTTATCTGcgagaaacatttttatttcaatgcCACGAAGGGGTTCCCCTGTCTGCTCAAATCTGAGGAACGTCCTACACCCCATTGCCTTGGTGagtcgattaaaaataattcctgTTAATCCCTCAAAATACTATTGcctcttaaaaaatattatagacTTATGTAAAACGTATAATTTGTCAAATATGTTGGCAAAATTATAAAACATGTACACGTAAATTATGAAATACAATTATGTGGAGTTGGTTTCTTACAGTTGTAtgtataaacaaattttcttatgATACTGAATCTTTTGTGCTCTAAGATCTGTATAATTTGAGATTCTATAATATGAAACATATTTGCTGCATTAAGGAGGAAtctaattatatgtatttcataaaagtataattatattCCTAATTCTGTTTGTAACGATGATTTATAATTTCAAGGTAAGAACAAGGGTCGTAGTCATCCTTACATAGATCCTGTAGCCATACAACGATTGAGAGATTTTTATCGTCCATTCAATCAACGTTTCTACCAATTGACCGGAATGGATTTCGGCTGGTTGTGAGAATAAATGCGATAAGCGAATACATATCGAAGCTAGTCAAGTAAAAGAACATAGTCAATTTTTACTGAGATACGACACGCGCGCATGCGGACACCATTAGTTTGCACTAGTTAGTAAATAATTAGTAAAAGAACCAGATAATACTCTTCGGTTAGTTTATATTCGTTTTTACTCTAAaccagaatatttttttatgtactGCATAAACGTGGAAAAAGAAGAGGGGGCATATCCATCGTTTCAATGTGTTGACAATACACAGAAAGAGAATTCCTGTTCTTGTTCGTGATATTAACTTTTAGACACGCGTATAGATTTATAGTGGCAGCAGAATGTTATCAATCGTATGTATCATTTTTCGCATACATATATTCCACTATATTTTTTACAGGACattgcaaaagaaagaaaagaatagtaTATTCGAATTTTAAACGATAAACGGCCATACccgttattcttttatttatcagatctattatttattacaatagaATCTTTAGAAAtgtttattacatattaaaatgTTGATTTGTTAATTCCATCTTCCATTAAGGTAGTCGTGCAGAATAGAAAATGTTCGAATCTGTATTAAAATACGTAGTTACTGTTATTGATTGTATAGAGTTCTGTTTAGAATTAAGAATTGTTTGCACATTTTGTTGAATTTTTGATCTTCCAATGTATCAAGCACGGAATCTACGTAATTCTAATGATATTTACCTAGTATATGTATCTTTATGTTTAAGCAAGAAAGCGATGAATATTTTCTGAATAATTTAGTTGAACTGCGTcaaaatatctttaaattataAGAAACGCTATAACAGTGTAGAAGTTCTCGTAGATGCGGAAACGGAAACTGAGTACaatttaaagtaataaaaaattacgtcTCGCGTTTAATATACGAGTACAGTTTTAACGAACGTATTTCGGTTAGAGGAAAAAGGAgcatagaaatattaataacgtCAATTAGACATTTGTAATGACGAGGGTTATTAAAAAAAGTTTGTGTAAtcatatcaaaatatataattaatttcgatagGTGCAAGTGGCAAGAGCTTGCACAAACTGCAATAAAAAATAACGTATTTATATTTTGCAAATGTGCACACACATACGCGCACAaataacacacacacacacacacacacatacacacacagatatcatatattataaaacagtttttacaaattcaattATAAAGTTATGTGAACTTTGATTAAATAGTTAGAGATGGAAGAGTAGTCGCATAAATTATCAGAGTTCGTTTAGAAATTGTCTTCTATATTGATAAAAGTATTCCTGAATAgttattaattacaaaaatttgttagTATAAATTTACGGTATATCATTAAATGAAGACTTTAACTCGTAGCTCAGAGTTACGAAAATAATTCTCAACGATTGTATTGTTAAGTAGTTCATTATATATTAAGTTTACTTGCTCAAGTGGCCTAATTaatctaaaaaagaaaaaaagaaaaaaactaaGTTGTAAATAAACAGTGATTTACCAACTAAAAAAACAATGTGTAATCTATATGTATACTTACATTTTATCCAATATTATCCCCTCTTCGAAACGCTACAGCAATCGttcaggaaaaataaaaaaatcctcCTCGATAATCCTGTTGTAtaagtaaaaattgtaaaaacccCCATCAGTGAATGGATTATCAACTATTCAGTTACAGGAAAAGATGTTACAGGTACCGAAATAACAACAAGTCGGACAGTCTGTTACAAATTTTGTAATGAAATATTGCTTTCGACTTATCGAAAGGGAGGAAACCAACACGATGCACGTGCACGTTTCCTTTATACAACTGTATAGAGTATTGTTTTAATACTTTCCGCAAAAGATTCATCCTCCTTTTGTACAAATGTTACGATATTAAGAAATACGTCTCTCTAGTCTGTTTCCCTACTATCTATTGAACTATCGAGAAAAGTGAAAGTTAACGATAGAAATTTCAGCCGTACGATTTCAGTCAAACGGTTCGTCAAATTTTCCTCGACCAACGTTTATCCATAATATGCTTCTTCCATTAATCAGAAGTACAAGTTAAACGGAAACTATTTACTTTCCTGGAAATTATTAAGTACATTTTTGGTCCCATCGAAATGgcaaaatatatatgcatattacgtaagtatatataaaaagatgtaAGTGCGACATAGGTTTTATTGGTACTCTAATCTTATGTTAAAGATTCTTGAGCAATCTTATCGATTGGTGGACGGAATACATACTGTCGAGAGGGATGCTATTACAATACACAGTAGGTCAGTATGTTCATCATACGTGATCATCGAACGATCGTAATAACTAACGCATAATACAATTCGATTCGATTAACAAAATACTGATTCAACGTTACATCCGGGATAGAACAAACTAtccttttatatttctttttttccttccttcatTTTGGGACTATTCTATATGGATAACAATATAATCATCTTGCCTTGGTCCTTCGTTACGAAAACAATCGATCATGAATTTTCGCGAAAAGAAgaatacatacgtataataatattcgcCTTTGCCTACTTTCATGTTTTTCCTTTTGTCCTCTTTCTTTGGAATatcgaaagagaagagaaggaaaagaaagaaagatgatctataaaataaatttttctgaatacTTAACGTTAAATTAACGACTACAATGTTCCTTACGTCTACTACTAATACGTCATAATTTTTCGTTATTCTCTCTAACATACGTAATTAAGATCATGCTCAATTACGATATCGTTATCACGATTCTTATCATGATTTCGATTATTACTGACAATTGGAAGCATTTCGTGGTGCACGTACGAGAGAAATGCATCGGATAGAATTTTACAATCTACGCTCTTCCTCCTCGTCATCCTGTTGGCGATGGTGAACGTGAAATGTTCCTTGGAAATGTTTCTTCGTGAGTCGATTCTGTTCGACGGTTTCGGTTCCATCGATCGAATGCAGATGCACAATCCCGGCCTGTTTTTCACGACAGACTTAGCCTGCATCAATCAAACGAACAAAACGAAAATATCATCCGATTGAAATTCCTTTATCGTTTGGAAATTCCATAAAATGTGTCTCAGAATGGAGAACCTCGTCCTCatgatttaaattaataaaataaattatcccTTGTCGTCATAGTTTAGCAAATATTTTAGTCAGAGAatagttaaaatataaattacaggcTCGATCCAGTGGATATTTGATCTAACAATAAGTGCATCTGTAGTcatgaataaaaaaagataacaaAGACACGAAGTCGGCCAGTttacaatttgaaaaatcgtGGCTGCACTGAGCCAGAACAACGCATTCAAATGGAATATCCATTTCACCGCATATACAATTGCTATCCATAATCTATATACAAGATAAGCGGATTCACGATCGAATCGTTCGGCATGAGAAGATCCGATCTTTTTATCACAAAACTGGGACACAAATTCCGATAAAACTTAATGGCAAGTTGCTACGAAGCGCTTCCACATAGTGGCAATGAGGAGGTGTCTTACATCTTATGAATATGTACGATCTACGAATAGTCAACTCGTCACGAATTCGTTTAACGAATGGTCTCTTTTGCTTGTTCATCTATAAAGAGTACAATGAGCgacgaaattatttttacaaccgaaaatataacaaaaaatttGTAGAATGATAAGACAGTataaagaattttgtaatattacctCGTGTAtgtacttttaaataaaaagtatattaagAGGTTCTTTATTGTCTAATAATGATAAGATAGTTTGTAACACAGTGCACTTAGAAATACTTCTGTGATTTTCCTGTCTCAGaatctaataaataatatatttctaatattttaaattactttcaGTTGTATATATTTCTCACTGTATAATTTTCATTGTATAAGTAATTTTGTTACTTATCGTATACGTTCTTAGGaacgtattttattatttttcttgatCTTTTCCCCTTTGTACTATTTGAAAAAATCAAATTCGCTGATTTATATAATAGTTTATTTATGGCTGATACTTCAATGATACTTTTAATTTAGTTCCTATtatcattttcttctctttctttttctcttttctgctTTTTGAATAATTAAACTTACGCTTAAATGAAGATCTCGAATAGACTATGTAAACGCATAAGGACGAATATGGCATCGGAACGCGCTTCTAGCACCGTCAAGGCAAGCAATTCGTTTTAACGGTCGACAATGGAATCGCTGTGTGTTGAACCGTTGCAAGCGATACGTGTAACAACACGTGCACGAAGCGGGACTGATCGTCGTCTAGGTATACACCCTTCGTGCATTTTCCTTATCCCTCATTAATTTTGTATGAGTcggtttctttcttttattctttcacgCTGTGTCTCGTGGCTGCTCGTTTCCCAGCAGAAACGCGTTTCAAGTACAGAGTCGCGAGCTTTGTCGCGTGCGCGATTTGCGTTtccctttctccttttctttcgttcctcgatgcaagaaaagaaaagaaacgtcgGCGCGCGTTATGCCAACACGCGCTACGTTACGTAGCGTAAAACGAACGAAGCTCGTCTAaagtgaaatttataaaatcaacAAACAACGCGCgaacaatttacaaaaaaaaaagagaaattttcgaGCGCTCTAATAAGAGTAAAACCTTTTCTCCATCTTATCATAATCCAGCGATATTCCTTACTGATAATTCATCTCCGAGATGGATTTACAATTTCATCGCAAATTCGTATAATATCAGTAACACGAGTAATCGATGAGAACATTCTTCCTCTTTATATATTCGTATCGTTCGTCCTATCGATTCCCGTTCTACGTTCTTTTaaacaaaacaaataaaacaaaaaccaCGCCTACTATCCCTTACGCTTCCTATAAACAAGCAACAATCGTGATACCACTTTTTCAGTCAGTTTACGATAGCTCGCTTATCTATGACGGATGTATCATCGTGCATCCTCGCTGACTGATAAAAGGTAGCTGCGTTCGTTATTACAGGAAAAAGCAATAAGGAAGAGTAAAAGAGAAGAGCTTGAGACACTGATGAGATTCCTCGTCGGTGCGCGAGTTCGCATCGTGATATTGCTTCAGAGGTGAGTGATAATGATATCGTCGTCTATATCGTCCTTTTCGTCGTCCGTTTCTTCCACTTGGTTCGCCTCCGCTTGGGCCGCTTTTGGATCCTCCGCGATCGCCTTCAGCCTTTTCTGTTTACGCCTGTGCAATAGTTCCACTATGATGTACCCAATTGTCCCGATAAGAAGCACTGTTAGCATCACGTACAGCTTCATACGGGCGCATAAATGGGTGCTGTATGCGTATGCTATCACGAAACCGGCACTCTCCCATAGTCTATAATTGGAGAACGCGGCTTCCTTGTTACGCCTGAATAGCGTTCCGTATAGACCTGCAAATTGAGAAGAAACAATTAGGTCAATTTTTGAACGTTCGTTAGTGGAGgaatttaaccccttaacctacaattacgggcatagcccgtagtagatgatcgggccaaacgtaaatatcacCACATAGCCCGCagtagatgatcggaccaaacgtaaatattacgggcatagcccgtagtacgtactacacaagtcgtgcgaatggctcgaaggctgcgcgagcttgttcaCGTTTctggcccaaaattctcgaacgtaaatcgtaggttaagggattAAGAATCGAATTAAACTTTTTCGCAATTACTAGAGATAGTTAAATTGACTTTCTTGAGTTATTTCGATTAGCAATTTATTCTTTTTCGAATTGACGTTGTCTCGAGTCATTGctatataataacaatgataataatttatttcaaactcGCGGCCAAGAAACACAACTCGCTTACGATTTTTCTAATCATACGCTTCCTCCTTCGATCTTCTCGTTTATCCTTCCATACTTTATGCTTATACTATCCTTAACCCAGTTGTTTAAACCCACACGCTAAGAGTCTACGTTAGAAGCTCTTTCTATTCTGAAACTACTATCTCGTTTTAGACAGTCAGATCGCTGGTAACCTGCTAACTTTTCTTTCCTCGGTCTTTCCATCTTCCTGAACCATTCCTCCAGCTGTTCCAATTCTTTTATCCATCATCGGTATCTATATCTTTTTTtcggatttatttatttttccttaaTATCGCGTAATTCTTTCGTACACAGTTCTCATTGTTTCCTATCTCCTCCTAGTCATTTTCGAGCTAATCGCGCTTTCCTTTTGTTAGAAAGTTTGATAAATTCgtgaagaatataaaaaaatcgTATTCGTTAATAAACGTATCGGTGATTTTTCGTTTGAACTTTAACGCCGAACTTTTTCTTCGAAACATTACGATTAAAATATCAACGATGTCGAGAAAATTACACAACCGTATCTTCTAAGAACGATTGACCTAATTGTACTGAATTTTTCTTCCTATAGCTACTTTGCGAATAATTGAtatacaagaaaaagaaaaagaagtcctTTAAGTAATCTCAACATTATTAAGTTTTTCCTTGGAATAATTccaatcttttcttttcgtctttTTTATCAAACAGCATCTATCCGTTTCTCTAGACATAATTTAATTCCCCTTTAGCAGACGTTTGACAAATATTTCATCCTGCCAATAGAAAATGCCTCGATTACAAGATAAAGGAATCTAATAAACCATCGATGTGAATTGAATATTCAACTCAAAGTCTCATATAAGTATGCCATAATCAGCAAACATAATCGACAAACATACAATAAAGTTTTCCTTTTTCCAAGACGAGGCTAACCAGTTAGGACAGTTGATAATGGCATTCTTTAGACACGAATTAACAAAGAATTCttgaagaggaagaaaagactATACATCGAGAAGTTCCGGTTAATCGTCATGTCGAATGAAAACTGCTACTACTTGTCCATTTTCGTATGAAAAATCGGTCTTTGTACATACTTGTCATTCTGCTTGCAACTAGCTGTTTTCCATTCTTTTCAACGCTTATTTTACATATGACTCATACGTCGTATATTTTAAGATCATtgcatacaaatatatttaaacgcATTGTATCTGTTTGTGAATTGTGTTGTTAGCTAACTGTATGCCAAATAGTTTCTGATTCATACTAATAACAGATAAAATAAGGAACTGTAGTAGTTTAACAATCCTTTATGAATCCATGTCAAGGTACTGTTCATACCTTACATTAGATATCTTTCCTCTTTTACATTTACTATTATCTATTACCTGTTATCTATTTGCTATTATCTATTACATATTCTGATTGATTTTCGCGATAAGAGAATCTAATTTCACTTGTAACGTACCATGAAACCGACACAAATATTCAGACTGGCTCGTTAAAAACAATCTATCGTTATCACCGTTCCCATCTCTTCTCATAGTTATTCAAATAGtcataaatgaaattgttttaataGAAATCAGCGTATGTAAGAGATTCGTGATAATCGAACAGCTGATAATCGATTTTTtagataataatgtatattCTAGTAGTTAAAAGCAAGATTCGCACGACTACCACGTGAATTTCCTGCATTTTACCCTGGCAGCTACCGATGCACACTGACGTGTGCTATACAGTAACGTTTAATCATTgcgaaatattacgttatattatatttgcgcATTTTTAACCCACAAATTACTCTAATATTGTGTTGCCAACTAAATGATTATCAGTACCaccaatgacaaaatccgcaatcacttagttgccaacccaataatatcaACCGCATTGTAACAAGCTAACGAATCATTCGCATCGTCGAAGATCTATTAATccgtgaaatttatcttatcgTAGACGATAGCGCAGAAAAATGTAGCGACGAACGAGGGTTATCGACGACCATCGTGACAGGAACCATTGCTCCGCTGTATCCTCCAAAAGCAAAGTTATACGTACCATTGACTTGCGTCTGCCAAACAGCGTCACCAACACCCCACAGCCCGGAAACCGTGTAAAAAACGTAAGGGTTATCGGGGTGCGGTTTCCAGTGGAGTAGCACGACGATAAGACTAACGTGAACGATAGCGCCCAGCACCATAAGTGGCTGTCTTCCGACGAATTTCATCAAAGAGCCGAAGACCAAGGAGCAAATAGCGTTCACCACTCCGAAGCAGATCATAACGTAGCCAACCCGGTGTACACCCAACGCGCAGGAAATGTAGGCCTGAAAAAGAGAAGGATCGAGTACTGTTAATGttgaagttattgtataaagagagaaacgcgtggataaattgtaaggtagaaaaatatatatttaatagagaagtgaaGTTACAAGTAAGAATACagtttgagctggtccagatccgcacgctagcaatgttaccctataactgaacACTCCGAAACCAATGTCACGGAGACCAGATCATGCACCGAAGGTATGATTGCATCCAGATGTCCACGCATCCTTACTGCGTACCCTTAATAATCTTAAGGATTGTTCCAAGGACCATCCATAAACCAATAGCACTTAGAAGGCCAATAGACCAAAAGTTTatgtttatggtgggtccttgttccagtcttttgtctatacgctgtcgatggcttcagcgcttgagaaaactaaaaagaccagatgtagagttttcttagaagcgATGACCACTTTAACAGTTAAGATCCAGCGATGTTCGCGAAAACGTGACAGATGATCTCACATTGATTCGCGGAATGTCTGGTTACAGGTAGCGGATACATTGCACGTTCGTAACGGATCGATGAAATCAAGTTGATAGGAAAGGATCGTAATAAAAAGGTTACAGGTTCGATGGTTTTCAACAGCTGAGTTTTATGCGGCTGTCGTAAGGCAAGTGGTCGATTCTACTTTTTCCTTGTTTCTGAATTTCGTTACGTAAGTTACACGATTTAATGTTTCATTCTCGAGGACTGATCTTCTGTGAGTTCGACGACGTAAAGATAGCATAAATAATGGTAGGTTCTGcgataaaattgaaaacaatGCTGGtatctttattaaattatttttcggaAATGTTCATTCCTTCTAAAAATTACGATGGAAGCTCATCTACGCGAACATCGTTTGTTCGAACGATGTTTCGTGGTTAACGCTCGATTAATTGAAGTTTCGCTGCTTCGACTCGTCAACCTGAACTCGAGATCCTATTATACGAACGAAAAGTGGCAGGTAGCGGGGATAATTGGCAAACTGCCATTATACgaactccaattatataaactttttGTCCCGCCACTAATCCCGATAAGTAGAGTCCTACGGTATGGAGTTGATCAATGTGATCAATCGATCGTGAGCGATCTTATCCTGCATACTGAGTGTTCGTTAATGAGAgcatctcgttgtagttttctTACGAATGTATATTATGTGTTATAATTTTCTATGAtcgagaaattattatatattttcaacaaataaaaGAACAGATAAgtggaaatttattattttcgagTATTTCTACTACTTTAAGATACCTGtactaaatatttcttttccgtCTAATATCTAGTCCTTATTTTCACATATGAAATGTAAGTTTATATCTGATATCGCataaaagaattataattataatatatgataGCGAAGTATGGAAGAACGAGTTAGAGGATCGAACGAGGATGTGTGTAATTAGAAAAGCTGTAAGTCCAAGTGGCGTTTCTTGACCGCGAGATGgaaattgaataaattattattattattatatattatagaatcATAACATAATAGGAACTAACACACTTaggaagaatatttaatatacctgGAAACAACCGAAATattagaaaacaataaattcAGACGATAGAAGTAACGTGGAGACTAAACATTTCTTTCCTATATTTACTTCTATCATAAATTCATTCTTCGAGGAGCATCGTATCTCAAAAATCGTCTGTcgcataaaaataatacaatttgaCGAAATTCTCACGATAGGATGAACGCAACGTGCGAAACAATGCTGATAACGTAAATCCAAAGTAAGGAAACTTGATCACAGAATCAAAGAAATTTCGCTGACACTGTGCACGCTGCGAAGATGCGTTCGTCGTTCC from Bombus terrestris chromosome 11, iyBomTerr1.2, whole genome shotgun sequence includes the following:
- the LOC100642292 gene encoding heparan sulfate glucosamine 3-O-sulfotransferase 6, whose translation is MELRKGPWSKKILVPACFLVILIWIFLIDNSLLLDNLPGKATFQKPRNFVPLAHDPNLDRLTIKKSSLISDVESKHTKVSKLQMVSLWTGNNSVKGNAGSLRKYQILRQQGLMPSKQLPTALIIGVKKGGTRALLEFLRLHPAIRAAGSEVHFFDHHYIKGFHWYRHRMPPTLSTQITMEKTPSYFVTSEVPRRVQRMNLAMKLILVVRDPVTRAISDYTQVKSKRANMPKFEDLAFLNGSKIVDTTWVPLKIGVYARHLERWLQYFPLSQFLFVSGERLIVDPVAEITRVQDFLGLKRVICEKHFYFNATKGFPCLLKSEERPTPHCLGKNKGRSHPYIDPVAIQRLRDFYRPFNQRFYQLTGMDFGWL